TGTAGGCGCCGTTGCCGATCACCAGCGCCACGCGCTTGCCGTCGGCCGACGCCGGCGCCACGGCGACCCTCGCGAGCGCAGCGGCAATGACAAATCCGAGAAAAAGCCGGCGGCGGTTCATGATGGCCCCGATCGGAGGTCGTAATAACACGGAGACTGAGACGGCGAGAGCAGCATTCGAAACCGATGCGAACGGGAACCGAAACCGGATCGCAACAAGCGCGGCGTCCATTCGCCCGATGGGTTAACCGAGGAGCAAAAAATAGTTCTGATTCATAATCATGATGGCTCAGATGCAGAAATAGAAAATAAGCTAGGGAAAATACGGCAAGAAAGTAGGCCGAAAATACGGAGGTAGGAATGGAAACCGTGCGCCGCTTGCGTGCCATGGCTTCGCTCTGCCGACAGAGCGCTGCATATCGTCCTGACGGAAGCTGGAAGCTGCTCGCTGAGGCGGAATACTGGGAGCACGCAGCAGACGCTGCCCTGCAGGAGCATTTCAGGGAGTGTACGGCCAGCTCGAATGAGCTGGTGCAGCCACAACAAACTGCCAATGCCAATCAGATGCGTGAGGGCAAGATTGTGGCAGCGTGAACGCTGTCAGTGCGTATGGCTGGAGTTTCTCGCTCCCCATTTTCTTTGATCCGAAGCAGACAATTCCTTTCGCGTCACGGCGTCAGCATTCCTGCGTATCCACGGCTCGCCTCCAAAATCATCGTCGTATCTGACTACGAAGGCGACGGAACGGCGGGTCGATCTGTCGCGGCCGATAGCAGCAGCCCAAGCGCGCGCGGGCGGTGCTCCGCCCGCGCGCCGATGCGTGTGTGTCACGTGATCGCGATCGGGCAGCCGTTGCTTCCCGTGGCGCCCTTGATGGGGGCGGGGGTGAAGCAATAGACGAACTGATACTTCTTGTCGGCGATCAGCTCGTCGAAGATCAGGTTCTCGTGGTTGTGGATGCCGTGCTTGGTTTGCAGCTCGGCATGCACCACGAAGGCGAGCGACTTGTCGGGATTGGGCACCACTTCGACCGCCCAGGTGTCGGCCGCAGTGAGCGCGAGATCCTTTTCGATCACCCATCGCGCAGCGTCCAGCCCGATGCCCGGTTCGCCGCTATTGAAGCGATCATTGTTCTTCATCCAGAGCGAGCCCCAGCCGGTGTGGAACATGATCGCGTCGCCCGGCTTGATATCGCCCTCCGACATGTTCTGCTTGGCCAGCGCCGCCTTGATGTCAGCCGACGTGATCTCCTGGCCCGCGTCCATCATCCCGCCCTTCAGCGCGACCATGTCGATCAGATGGGCGCGGGTGAACAGCGGCTTGAGTTTCTCGACACCGAGCTTCTTCAGGCCATAGGCGTCGCTGATCTCCGCGGCGGTGTGACCGTTGTAAAACCGCATCTCGCTCTTGTCGCCGTCCTTGCCGAGTTGAATGCCGATGTGGCCGAGACCGTCGAACTGCGTGCCGGTCTGGCCGATCTCGGTGGTCAGAAACTCGTCGTGATAGACGAGCTTGTTGTCGCCGAACGGACCGCCGGTCGGCCCGCCCGGAATACGCAGCGTGAATACGCGCGGACCGAACAGCGGCATGCCGCCTTCGTAGACGCGGCCGATCTTGTAGATCTTGCCGTCCTTGATCCATTTCGCCGCATCGAGGACTTTTTCCGGGGTGATGTGGTTGGAGGCGCCGGCCTCGTCTTCCTCGCCCCATTTCGAGGGCCACCATGGCTTGTCTGTTCCCTTGGGCATGGAGGTGGGAGTCTGCGCCTGGGCTTCGCTGACCGGTGCGAGTGAGAATTTGCCATGCATCGTGCCCGCGAGCGCCGCCCCTGCAGCGCCGGCGAGGCCTGCCGTGCGGAGCAAGGTCCGACGATCGGTCGTCGTCATTCCGCCTTGCTGTTCTTCGCCCTTGATTTCATTAGGCATTTCACTCTCCCAGGTTGTGGCCCAGAGAAGCCGGGCTCTAAAATTGTTTTCGGCATGCTCCTCCTACGTTAGGTTGTTGTCCAGCGACAAAAATAAGACGGCAAAAGGGCACGCCGATGAGCCTGTTCGAGACCGACAAATCCGCCGCGCGGCTTCCGGTGTCGTTGATCACCGGCTTTCTCGGCAGCGGGAAAACCACGCTGCTCAATCATTTGCTGCGCGACGACGCAATGAAGGACAGCGCGGTCATCATCAACGAATACGGTGAAGTCAGTCTCGATCATCTCCTCGTCGAGCGCGTCGATGGCGAGGTGGCCGTGCTTGCGAGCGGTTGCATCTGCTGTACCGTCCGCAGCGATCTCGAGGAGACGTTGCGCGGGCTCCTGGTGCGGCGCGACCGTGGCGAGGTGCCGCCGTTCCGTCGCATCCTCATCGAGACCACGGGACTCGCCGATCCAGCGCCGATCGTGCAGCTCCTGCTGAACAATCCGTTGGTCTCGCATTTCCTGCGGCTCGATGCCGTCGTGACCACGGTGGATGCCGTCAACGCCGCGCATCAGCTCGACCGCCAGTACGAGGCGGTGAAGCAGGTCGCGCTCGCCGACCGGCTGCTGATCACCAAGGGTGACCTAGCTAGCGACAGCGCCGCGCTGGAAGCGCGTCTGCGCCGGCTCAATCCCGGTGCCGGAATCGAACGCGTGGCGCATGGCCGGATCGATTCATCTCGGCTGTTTGGCGCTGGCCTCATCGATCCCGAGAAGAAGACCGTCGACGTCGCGCGCTGGCTCAACGAGCGGGCGTTCGTGAGGTCCCGCGAGGCAGAGCACGCGCACGCCGGCCAGGCAAACGATCACAACCATCACCATCACGACGCGTCGATCGCCAGCTTCATGCTTGCCTTCGACGAACCGCTCGACTGGATGGCGGTCTCGAACTGGCTCGCGCATCTGCGCTCCGGGCGAGGCGAGGACCTCCTGCGCGTCAAGGGGATACTCAACCTCCGCGGCGAGCCGATGCCGGTCGCGGTCCACGGTGTGCACCACGTTTTCCATCCGCCGGTGGCGCTCTCAAGATGGCCCGACGCCGACCGCCGCTCGCGCATCGTGTTCATCACCCGCAACATCGCGCGCGAAGAAGTGCTGGCGCTCTGGCATGCCGTTCGCGCGGCAGCGTGAGGGGACGCGAG
This region of Bradyrhizobium sp. CCGUVB1N3 genomic DNA includes:
- a CDS encoding cyclase family protein — encoded protein: MPNEIKGEEQQGGMTTTDRRTLLRTAGLAGAAGAALAGTMHGKFSLAPVSEAQAQTPTSMPKGTDKPWWPSKWGEEDEAGASNHITPEKVLDAAKWIKDGKIYKIGRVYEGGMPLFGPRVFTLRIPGGPTGGPFGDNKLVYHDEFLTTEIGQTGTQFDGLGHIGIQLGKDGDKSEMRFYNGHTAAEISDAYGLKKLGVEKLKPLFTRAHLIDMVALKGGMMDAGQEITSADIKAALAKQNMSEGDIKPGDAIMFHTGWGSLWMKNNDRFNSGEPGIGLDAARWVIEKDLALTAADTWAVEVVPNPDKSLAFVVHAELQTKHGIHNHENLIFDELIADKKYQFVYCFTPAPIKGATGSNGCPIAIT
- a CDS encoding GTP-binding protein; this encodes MSLFETDKSAARLPVSLITGFLGSGKTTLLNHLLRDDAMKDSAVIINEYGEVSLDHLLVERVDGEVAVLASGCICCTVRSDLEETLRGLLVRRDRGEVPPFRRILIETTGLADPAPIVQLLLNNPLVSHFLRLDAVVTTVDAVNAAHQLDRQYEAVKQVALADRLLITKGDLASDSAALEARLRRLNPGAGIERVAHGRIDSSRLFGAGLIDPEKKTVDVARWLNERAFVRSREAEHAHAGQANDHNHHHHDASIASFMLAFDEPLDWMAVSNWLAHLRSGRGEDLLRVKGILNLRGEPMPVAVHGVHHVFHPPVALSRWPDADRRSRIVFITRNIAREEVLALWHAVRAAA